One window of the Pyrinomonadaceae bacterium genome contains the following:
- a CDS encoding acyl-CoA dehydrogenase family protein, translating into MLKYRAMIDFQLTDDHDALVQTVREFAQKEVAPYIKEWDEKQEAHPEIFKKMAELNLLGVCIPEQYGGAGFDYISLGLVCEELEAVDTFLRVAMSVHTGLNCLTLYAWGTEEQKQKYLVPQAKGEKIATYGLTEPGAGSDVVGARSTARREGDEYVLNGEKMWISLAGFADNFLFFCWTDEEKRRKRDHSGMSCFIIERGMKGFTSGTIHGKLGIRAGNTGYFSLQDVRVPKENRLGEEGEGFKIAMFALEQGRYTVAAGATGVIRASRDASVAYANDRETFGTKIANHQLVKQKIADMEADYQMSRLLWMRAGWQKNEGLPSGRATSLAKWQATIRSEKAASMAIEVHGANGYSNDYPVERYLRNCKAAVIYEGTRDIHTLMQADWALGLKKEKPARKSLPPWQDARGASA; encoded by the coding sequence ATGCTAAAGTATCGCGCCATGATTGACTTTCAACTTACCGACGATCACGACGCGCTGGTGCAAACCGTGCGCGAGTTTGCGCAGAAAGAAGTCGCGCCCTACATCAAAGAGTGGGACGAGAAGCAGGAAGCGCACCCCGAAATCTTCAAGAAGATGGCTGAGCTGAATCTGCTCGGCGTTTGTATTCCGGAACAGTATGGCGGCGCGGGATTCGACTACATTTCCCTCGGCCTGGTCTGTGAAGAGCTGGAAGCCGTCGACACTTTTCTGCGCGTCGCGATGTCGGTGCACACGGGCCTGAATTGCCTCACGCTTTACGCCTGGGGCACTGAAGAGCAGAAGCAGAAATATCTCGTGCCGCAGGCGAAAGGCGAAAAAATCGCTACCTACGGACTGACGGAACCCGGCGCGGGCTCAGATGTGGTGGGCGCACGTTCCACCGCCCGGCGCGAAGGCGACGAATACGTTTTGAACGGCGAGAAGATGTGGATCAGCCTCGCCGGTTTCGCCGACAACTTTCTTTTCTTCTGCTGGACAGATGAAGAGAAGCGGCGCAAGCGCGATCACTCAGGCATGTCCTGCTTCATCATCGAACGCGGCATGAAGGGCTTCACCTCGGGAACGATTCACGGGAAGCTCGGCATTCGCGCCGGCAACACGGGCTATTTTTCATTGCAGGACGTGCGGGTGCCGAAAGAAAATCGGCTGGGTGAAGAAGGCGAAGGTTTCAAGATCGCCATGTTCGCCCTCGAGCAGGGAAGATACACCGTCGCCGCCGGCGCGACGGGCGTGATTCGCGCATCGCGTGATGCGTCGGTGGCTTACGCCAACGATCGCGAAACGTTCGGAACGAAGATCGCTAACCATCAACTCGTCAAACAGAAGATCGCCGACATGGAGGCTGACTACCAGATGTCGCGGCTGCTTTGGATGCGCGCGGGTTGGCAGAAAAATGAAGGCTTGCCGAGCGGCCGTGCCACTTCGCTGGCTAAGTGGCAGGCCACTATTCGCAGCGAGAAAGCCGCATCAATGGCGATCGAGGTTCACGGCGCGAACGGCTACTCGAACGATTATCCCGTTGAACGTTACCTGCGAAACTGTAAGGCCGCGGTCATCTACGAAGGGACGCGGGACATTCACACGCTGATGCAGGCGGATTGGGCGCTGGGTTTGAAGAAAGAAAAGCCTGCGCGGAAGAGTCTGCCGCCGTGGCAAGATGCGCGAGGCGCATCGGCATAA
- a CDS encoding PaaI family thioesterase, with amino-acid sequence MEKSIQETYAPNMACFGCGPANEKGLHIRSFPEGDEVVATFNPDTYQEAFPGMLSGGIIGTLLDCHCNWTAAYHLMKQAGIDRPPCTVTADYTITLKRPTPTDQAVELKARVVESKEDRAIVEGELIAHGKVTATCRGTFVAVKPGHPAYHRW; translated from the coding sequence ATGGAAAAAAGCATCCAGGAAACTTACGCGCCGAACATGGCGTGTTTCGGCTGTGGCCCCGCGAATGAGAAAGGTCTGCACATTCGCAGCTTTCCCGAGGGTGATGAAGTGGTCGCCACTTTCAACCCCGATACTTATCAGGAAGCCTTCCCCGGAATGTTGAGTGGCGGCATCATCGGTACCCTGCTGGACTGTCACTGCAACTGGACGGCGGCATACCACCTGATGAAGCAAGCCGGAATCGATCGTCCGCCGTGCACAGTGACTGCTGATTACACGATCACTTTGAAGCGGCCGACGCCGACAGACCAAGCGGTCGAATTAAAAGCGCGGGTGGTCGAATCAAAAGAAGATCGCGCAATAGTTGAAGGTGAGCTAATCGCGCACGGTAAGGTAACGGCTACTTGTCGGGGGACTTTCGTGGCGGTCAAGCCGGGTCATCCCGCATATCACAGGTGGTGA
- a CDS encoding FAD-dependent oxidoreductase, which produces MATTTEAKEHLADGITTSVWVATAGTQTQKPLTKDTSADVVVIGAGIAGLTTAYLVAQEGKSVVVLDDGPIGGGMTSRTTAHLSNALDDRYFELERLFGEEGARLAAQSHTAAIDQVEAIVNNEKIECEFQRTDGYLFLPTNGRVKVLEDELPAAHRAGLTEVRRLERAPLEFWDTGPCLHFPRQAEFHPLLYLNGLVRAIERDGGKVYTGTHADEVEGGDDAHVTTSNGHEIKCRVVVVATNTPVNDRFAIHTKQAPYTTYVIGARIPKGSVPPILLWDAPPDLWDAYHYIRVTSGGDHDVLVVGGEDHKTGQQSDCAQRWGKLEQWTRNRFPMAEEIEFRWSGQVMEPFDCLAFIGRNPLDSDNVFIATGDSGMGMTHGTIAGMLITDLIMERENPWAELYDPSRKTLSAAKDFAAENLNVMAQYTDLVTSGEVDSEDEIANGDGAVLRSGLSKVAVYRDDEGTAHRMSAICVHLGCVVAWNQCEKTWDCPCHGSRYDRFGTVFCGPANSDLPPVEDPDE; this is translated from the coding sequence ATGGCCACAACTACAGAAGCTAAAGAGCATCTCGCTGACGGAATCACCACCTCAGTTTGGGTCGCCACTGCCGGCACCCAGACGCAAAAGCCGCTGACCAAAGACACGAGCGCTGACGTCGTGGTGATCGGCGCCGGGATCGCGGGATTAACCACCGCGTACCTGGTGGCGCAGGAAGGGAAGTCGGTCGTCGTGTTGGACGATGGACCCATCGGCGGTGGGATGACTTCGCGCACCACGGCGCACCTCTCGAACGCGCTCGACGATCGCTACTTTGAATTGGAGCGACTGTTCGGTGAAGAAGGAGCGCGGCTGGCGGCGCAGAGTCACACCGCGGCCATCGATCAGGTCGAGGCCATCGTCAACAACGAAAAGATCGAGTGCGAGTTCCAGCGGACCGATGGGTATTTGTTTCTGCCGACAAATGGTCGCGTAAAAGTCCTGGAAGACGAGCTGCCCGCGGCGCATCGAGCGGGACTTACTGAAGTTCGGCGTCTGGAACGAGCGCCGCTTGAGTTTTGGGACACGGGGCCGTGTTTACACTTTCCGCGGCAAGCCGAATTTCATCCTTTGCTTTACTTGAACGGATTGGTGCGCGCGATTGAACGCGACGGGGGCAAGGTGTACACCGGTACGCACGCGGATGAAGTCGAAGGCGGCGACGACGCACACGTCACCACCAGCAACGGCCACGAAATCAAATGCCGTGTCGTCGTGGTGGCCACGAACACGCCCGTGAACGATCGCTTCGCAATTCATACGAAACAAGCTCCGTACACCACGTACGTGATCGGCGCGCGCATCCCGAAGGGCTCGGTGCCGCCGATTCTGCTTTGGGACGCTCCGCCTGATCTATGGGATGCGTATCACTACATTCGCGTCACCTCAGGTGGGGATCACGACGTGCTGGTTGTGGGCGGCGAGGATCACAAAACAGGCCAACAGTCCGACTGCGCCCAGCGGTGGGGCAAGCTCGAGCAGTGGACGCGCAATCGCTTTCCGATGGCTGAAGAGATTGAGTTCCGCTGGTCGGGCCAGGTGATGGAGCCGTTTGATTGTCTTGCTTTTATCGGCCGCAATCCGCTCGATTCCGACAACGTGTTTATCGCCACCGGCGATTCGGGCATGGGCATGACCCACGGCACGATTGCGGGAATGCTCATCACCGATCTGATTATGGAGCGCGAGAATCCCTGGGCCGAACTTTATGATCCTTCACGCAAGACTTTGAGCGCGGCGAAAGACTTCGCAGCGGAAAACCTGAACGTGATGGCGCAGTACACGGATCTGGTTACGTCCGGCGAAGTCGATTCAGAGGATGAGATTGCCAACGGCGACGGCGCGGTCCTGCGCAGCGGCCTAAGCAAAGTGGCCGTCTATCGAGACGATGAGGGCACAGCACATCGGATGTCAGCTATCTGCGTGCATCTCGGTTGTGTGGTGGCGTGGAACCAATGCGAGAAGACCTGGGACTGCCCATGTCACGGCTCGCGTTACGATCGATTCGGCACCGTCTTCTGCGGGCCCGCGAACAGCGATCTGCCGCCGGTCGAAGATCCTGACGAGTAG
- a CDS encoding benzoate-CoA ligase family protein has translation MNGNLFAEIFKPERDAHVAVMFEQREITYSELRTLTLETAEKLNALGLRRGERVAILLNDSPEFIASFVAVISLGAIAVPINMALRKSEQTIILKDCGARVVIVENQAAPSLFGDENETVDLKLLVVTRDGETGLSPSNIFVMRFDDAERRPLPNDFSSSTTPDADAFILYTSGSTGEPKGAVHSQSDIFYTNETFCQEVLQLREGDRLFSSSRLPFAYGLGNAFTFPLLNGFTTILCREKPTPEVVSRIFRDYRPTIFFGVPVVYRMLLEHHRSVALIDCSSLRLCVSAGEALPAQLGEDWQRTLGVEVLDGIGSTEMLHMFISNHAGEARYGSSGRLVNGYDAKLIDHDGAPVAPGAEGNLWIRGASAASRYWQRPETSADTFVEGWARTGDLYRQDADGFWWHMGRSDDCFKPTGQWVSPVEVEGVLLKSDRIRAAAVVEGLDKDNLSCVCAFVVRAHEDDGDEVVEQALRALCESALPRFKQPRRYIFVSELPYTATGKVQRFKLREQLRSPMSKVQSPTS, from the coding sequence ATGAACGGCAATCTCTTCGCAGAAATCTTTAAGCCTGAGCGTGACGCGCACGTCGCGGTCATGTTTGAGCAGCGCGAAATCACGTACAGCGAACTACGCACACTTACCCTTGAGACGGCTGAGAAACTAAACGCTCTGGGTCTGCGCCGAGGCGAACGCGTAGCGATCCTGCTGAACGACTCTCCGGAATTTATCGCTTCTTTCGTCGCAGTTATCTCTCTCGGGGCTATCGCCGTGCCCATCAATATGGCGCTGCGAAAGAGCGAGCAGACGATCATTTTGAAGGATTGCGGCGCGCGCGTCGTCATTGTCGAGAATCAAGCGGCGCCGTCACTGTTTGGTGATGAGAACGAAACAGTCGATCTGAAACTGCTGGTCGTGACACGTGACGGCGAAACCGGCCTTTCCCCTTCAAACATTTTCGTTATGCGGTTCGACGACGCCGAACGGCGACCACTTCCCAACGACTTTTCCAGCAGTACGACGCCTGACGCAGATGCTTTCATTCTCTACACCTCCGGCAGTACCGGCGAACCGAAAGGCGCCGTGCACAGTCAATCCGACATCTTCTACACGAACGAAACGTTCTGCCAGGAGGTTTTGCAACTGCGCGAAGGCGACCGCTTGTTTTCGTCTTCACGTCTGCCGTTCGCGTACGGCCTGGGCAACGCGTTCACGTTTCCCCTCCTGAACGGATTCACGACGATCTTGTGTCGTGAGAAACCCACCCCGGAAGTTGTCTCGCGTATCTTCCGCGACTATCGGCCGACAATCTTCTTTGGGGTGCCGGTCGTGTATCGCATGCTGCTCGAACATCACCGAAGTGTTGCACTCATCGACTGCTCCAGCCTGCGCTTGTGTGTTTCGGCCGGCGAAGCTTTGCCAGCGCAACTGGGCGAAGACTGGCAGCGAACACTCGGCGTGGAAGTACTCGACGGCATCGGTTCGACGGAAATGCTGCACATGTTCATATCGAATCACGCCGGCGAAGCGCGCTACGGCAGCAGTGGGCGGCTCGTGAACGGCTACGACGCAAAACTGATCGATCATGACGGGGCGCCCGTGGCGCCCGGCGCGGAAGGAAATCTCTGGATCCGTGGCGCGAGCGCGGCGAGTCGATACTGGCAGCGGCCGGAAACTTCGGCGGATACGTTCGTCGAAGGCTGGGCGCGAACGGGAGATCTGTATCGTCAGGACGCGGATGGATTCTGGTGGCACATGGGCCGGAGCGATGACTGCTTCAAACCGACCGGCCAGTGGGTTTCACCCGTTGAAGTCGAAGGCGTACTTTTGAAGAGCGACCGGATTCGCGCGGCGGCCGTCGTTGAAGGGCTCGACAAAGACAACTTGTCATGTGTGTGCGCGTTCGTCGTGCGCGCGCACGAAGACGATGGTGATGAAGTAGTCGAGCAAGCGTTGCGCGCGTTGTGCGAATCCGCACTGCCAAGATTTAAACAGCCGCGGCGCTACATCTTTGTTTCAGAACTGCCTTACACTGCGACCGGAAAGGTGCAACGATTTAAATTGCGTGAGCAGCTTAGAAGTCCAATGTCCAAGGTCCAAAGTCCGACGTCGTGA
- a CDS encoding hotdog domain-containing protein yields the protein MNADPAIRITMLPRDTNSQGTIFGGVILSYIDMAGAIEAHRRTGMERFVTVAMREVIFHQPVFVGDLVSFYSETVKVGNTSITTRVVVEAERYGSPGVKARVTEAEVIYVAVDREGKKREIKVQ from the coding sequence ATGAACGCTGATCCCGCAATTCGCATCACGATGCTGCCGCGCGACACGAACTCGCAGGGCACGATCTTCGGTGGCGTCATTCTCAGTTACATCGACATGGCCGGCGCGATCGAAGCGCATCGGCGCACGGGGATGGAGCGGTTTGTCACCGTGGCCATGCGCGAAGTCATCTTTCACCAACCCGTGTTCGTCGGCGACCTCGTGAGTTTTTATTCGGAAACAGTCAAAGTAGGCAATACTTCAATCACGACCCGCGTGGTGGTGGAAGCCGAGCGGTACGGATCCCCGGGCGTGAAGGCTCGCGTAACCGAAGCGGAAGTTATTTATGTCGCGGTTGATCGAGAAGGTAAGAAGCGAGAGATCAAGGTGCAATAA